The following are from one region of the Mauremys reevesii isolate NIE-2019 linkage group 2, ASM1616193v1, whole genome shotgun sequence genome:
- the TBC1D31 gene encoding TBC1 domain family member 31: MQSSDLGNRERGKLWHRKPAPAAQQGVIVNIIHSATGYHSKTIRFLNVAFDSSGDSLLAGDHQGNIYVFDLTGNRFSLVQRTMQACTALAFNLRRKTEYLVALADYSIKCFDTDTKELVSWMRGHDSSVSSISVHGSGRYAITTSTDTAQFWDLDTFQRKRKLNVRQSVGIQKVFFLPLSNTILSCFKDNSVFAWECDTLQCKYQLPTPIEGSVLHYKVFAVTRDGRMLVTGGKSNHLHLWCLESKQLLRIIQMPTKVRAVRHLEFLPDSFDGGSNQVLGVLSQDNIMRFINIQTCKHLFDIGNHEEGISTAAISPNGRYIASVMQNGSLNIYSVQALTQEVNKPPPPLVKVVEDLSKDKLGASKLTMRVTSGRSERPWKSRGSKTQTRVLKPQVNTSLENKENELPDGLNKKRLQALLKGFGEYPAKYRMFVWRALLQLPENHLAFSSLIDKGIHSAFVHLKDEYPMKSRKLLRVLQRTLSALAHWSAIFGETPYIPLLAFPFVKLFQNNQLICFEVVATVIVNWCQHWFEYFPNPPVNVLSMVENILAHHDKELLQHLINYSVTSQLYAWPLLETLFSEVLTREEWLKVFDNIFSNHPSYFLMMVAAYIICSRAPLLHCNQTEDFEYFFHHRNNLDINVVIKEAYHLMEATPSDIHPQRMLDDFVPLTKGQYPVFNKYPKFIVDYQTQERERIRQDEIEYLRERQLVHEIEAKAVQRKVEDEAWYRKQELLREAEEQRRKILLQEEEKLADQRQRLTAVKRELKVKELQLLDAARRRFLKHQQDQRQMELKRLDDEIARKVSMRERETAATVQDVEVRQMELESQRQLFEQQLVKDQETVTQEVKGEIDASRRRADLEEHLVQRLIEIDRDEDRKAQVLAEESLAKADQKCIDTDWRIQALYKQRCDDLDREAHYEEIAKLLHDNRVKEAELLKAMKEEEDKRWEEVTEKRAQLEAEQLAVAALDARRKQFLEDEINDAIELAEKLQSEDGYFERLRDLKTGCVQQDLKFQQVPREAQPKSGYVCLNDLSTAESSAHFSLDRRREDLEYRERELMAEVRELRQKLTSQARATYPLPHFPDTKWTA; encoded by the exons AGTCATAGTAAACATTATTCACAGTGCCACAGGATATCATTCAAAGACCATACGTTTTCTGAATGTGGCCTTTGACAGTTCTGGAGATTCTTTACTTGCTGGAGATCACCAAGGGAATATTTATGTTTTTGACTTGACAGGAAACAG attCAGTCTTGTTCAGCGAACCATGCAGGCTTGCACTGCTTTGGCGTTTAATCTTCGCAGGAAGACTGAATACCTTGTGGCTTTAGCAGATTATTCCATTAAATGTTTTGATACAG ACACCAAGGAGCTAGTTAGTTGGATGAGGGGACATGATTCTTCAGTATCTTCAATCTCCGTCCATGGTTCAGGCAGATATGCCATTACTACATCCACTGATACAGCACAATTCTGGGATCTCGATACCTTCCAAAGAAAAAGAAAGTTGAACGTCCGCCAATCTGTGGGGATTCAAAAG GTTTTCTTTCTTCCACTAAGCAACACCATCCTCAGCTGTTTCAAAGATAACTCTGTCTTTGCATGGGAATGTGATACTCTTCAATGTAAATACCAGTTGCCAACTCCAATAGAAGGCTCTGTGTTGCATTATAAAGTCTTTGCCGTTACCAG AGATGGCCGGATGCTAGTAACAGGAGGAAAATCGAATCATCTTCACTTGTGGTGTCTGGAGTCAAAACAGCTGTTAAGAATAATCCAGATGCCTACAAAAGTACGAGCTGTTCGCCATCTGGAATTCCTTCCTGATAGTTTTGATGGTGGTTCTAATCAG GTTCTTGGAGTGCTAAGTCAAGATAATATTATGAGATTTATCAATATACAGACGTGCAAACATCTGTTTGACATTGGGAATCATGAGGAGGGAATCAGCACAGCAGCTATTAGCCCAAATGGACGGTACATTGCATCAGTAATGCAAAATGGTAGCCTCAATATATACAGTGTCCAGGCTTTAACACAGGAAGTAAATAAG CCACCACCACCCTTGGTTAAAGTAGTTGAAGATTTGTCCAAAGACAAGCTGGGAGCAAGTAAACTTACAATGAGAGTGACATCAGGAAGGTCAGAGAGGCCTTGGAAATCGAGAGGAAGTAAAACTCAAACCAGAGTGCTAAAACCACAAGTGAACACATCACTTGAAAATAAAGAG AATGAGTTGCCAGATGGATTAAACAAGAAACGTCTACAAGCCTTACTGAAAGGATTTGGAGAATATCCAGCAAAATACAG GATGTTTGTTTGGCGTGCCTTACTACAACTTCCTGAAAACCACTTAGCATTTAGTAGCCTAATAGATAAAGGTATCCATTCTGCATTTGTGCACCTAAAGGACGAATACCCCATGAAAAGTAGGAAACTGTTGAGAGTCTTACAAAG GACCTTATCTGCTTTAGCTCATTGGTCTGCTATCTTTGGTGAGACACCATACATTCCTCTACTAGcattcccatttgtaaaattatTTCAGAACAACCAGCTGATCTGCTTTGAAGTTGTTGCTACTGTAATAG TTAATTGGTGTCAACACTGGTTTGAGTATTTTCCTAATCCTCCAGTCAATGTCCTTAGTATGGTGGAAAATATCTTGGCACATCATGACAAGGAATTGCTTCAACATTTAATAAACTACAGTGTGACTTCACAG CTATATGCCTGGCCTCTTCTAGAAACATTGTTCTCTGAGGTTCTAACAAGAGAAGAATGGCTGAAAGTGTTTGATAATATCTTTTCCAACCATCCTTCATACTTTCTCATGATGGTTGCTGCCTATATCATATGTTCCAGAGCTCCTTTGCTTCACTGTAATCAAACAGAGGACTTTGAG TATTTCTTCCATCATCGGAACAATCTGGATATTAATGTTGTGATTAAAGAAGCCTATCATCTTATGGAAGCTACCCCATCAGACATCCATCCACAACGTATGCTTGATGACTTCGTACCACTTACAAAGGGCCAGTACCCAGTATTTAATAAATACCCCAAGTTTATTGTGGATTATCAGACTCAGGAGCGAGAGAGGATCAGACAGGATGAAATAGAATACTTACGAGAAAG ACAATTAGTTCACGAAATAGAAGCTAAAGCAGTACAGCGAAAAGTAGAAGATGAGGCCTGGTATCGGAAGCAAGAACTGCTTCGTGAGGCTGAAGAACAGAGGAGAAAAATTTTGCTGCAAGAAGAGGAAAAACTGGCAGATCAAAGACAGAG aCTAACAGCTGTGAAAAGAGAGTtgaaagtaaaggagctgcagcTGTTGGATGCTGCAAGAAGGCGTTTCCTGAAACATCAGCAGGATCAGCGTCAAATGGAGCTAAAACGTCTGGATGATGAAATTGCAAGAAAG GTGTCCATGAGAGAGCGAGAAACAGCTGCTACTGTTCAAGATGTAGAAGTGCGGCAAATGGAACTTGAATCCCAAAGACAGCTTTTTGAACAG CAACTTGTCAAAGATCAAGAGACAGTGACACAAGAAGTAAAAGGGGAGATAGATGCCAGTCGAAGAAGGGCTGATCTTGAAGAACATCTAGTTCAGAGGTTGATAGAAATTGATCGGGATGAGGACCGTAAAGCACAGGTG CTGGCTGAAGAAAGTTTAGCAAAAGCTGATCAGAAGTGCATCGACACAGACTGGAGAATCCAAGCCTTGTATAAACAAAGATGTGATGATCTGGACCGTGAGGCACATTATGAAGAGATAGCTAAACTTCTTCAtgacaacagagtaaaagaagcaGAGTTGCTGAAGGCAATGAAGGAAGAGGAGGATAAAAGG TGGGAAGAAGTTACAGAGAAAAGAGCTCAACTGGAAGCAGAGCAGCTAGCTGTTGCTGCTTTGGACGCACGGAGGAAGCAGTTCTTAGAAGATGAAATAAACGATGCAATAGAACTGGCTGAAAAGCTACAAAGTGAAGATGGCTATTTTG AGAGATTGCGTGATTTAAAGACTGGGTGTGTACAGCAAGATTTAAAATTCCAGCAGGTGCCGAGGGAAGCCCAACCCAAGTCAGGATATGTCTGTCTAAATGACTTATCTACAGCAGAGTCGTCAGCACACT